GCGGCTTTGACGTCCAGCGTCAACCGGATCATGTTCGCCAGAGCATCAGCCTGACAGGGCAGTTCGCAGCTTTAGACGGCATGCTTACCGGGCGGGAAAACCTGATGATGATTGCCAAGATGCGGGGAGTTTCCAATCCAGCTCAAGTCGCCGACGATCTGCTTGCAAGATTCAGCCTGACCGATGCGGCTAGCCGCCGGGCAGATAAATATTCCGGCGGGATGAAGCGCCGGCTTGACATCGCCATGAGCCTGATCGGGACACCGGCCGTCATTTTTCTCGACGAACCGACGACAGGGCTTGACCCCGAAGCGCGGATTGAGGTCTGGAATACCGTCAAGGAGCTTGCCGGCGGCGGCACGACCATCTTGCTGACGACCCAGTACCTAGAGGAAGCCGAACAACTGGCGGACCGCATCGCCATTCTGCATGGCGGAAAAATCATCACGACCGGTACCCTTACCGAACTCAAAGAGATGTTCCCGCCAGCCAAAGTGGAGTACATTGAGAAGCAGCCGACATTGGAGGAAATTTTCCTCGCGATCATCGGCAACAAGGAGGCGATGTAAATGAAAAGCAAAACAGGGGTGTTACTAGGGCGTTTAATGCGAAACATCATGCGCAGCCCGGACACAATTATCACGGTGGCGATTACGCCGATTATGATGATGCTGCTGTTTGTCTACGTATTTGGCGGCGCCATAGAGACAGGTACGGACAATTACGTCAATTATTTATTGCCGGGAATTTTGCTGATGGCTATCGCATCCGGCGTTGCTTACACTTCCTTGCGGCTGTTTACGGATGTAAAGAGTGGGTTGATGGCGCGTTTCATTACCATGCCGATCAAGCGCTCGTCGGTATTGTGGGCTCACGTATTGACCTCACTTGTTTCCAATGCGCTTACTGTCGTGGTGGTTTTCCTCGTCGCGCTCTTGATGGGCTTCCGCTCCGGCGCCGATATCCTGGATTGGCTCGCAGT
Above is a window of Paenibacillus sp. FSL K6-1330 DNA encoding:
- a CDS encoding ABC transporter permease, which produces MKSKTGVLLGRLMRNIMRSPDTIITVAITPIMMMLLFVYVFGGAIETGTDNYVNYLLPGILLMAIASGVAYTSLRLFTDVKSGLMARFITMPIKRSSVLWAHVLTSLVSNALTVVVVFLVALLMGFRSGADILDWLAVAGILGLFTLALTWLAVIPGLTAGSMEGATAYSYPLIFLPFISSAFVPTETMPKIVRAFAENQPVTSIVNAIRALLYEGTVGNDIWIALAWCVGIMVIAYFFASKTFKRQLG
- a CDS encoding ATP-binding cassette domain-containing protein gives rise to the protein MRNAAISVKGLKKSFKDKEVLKGVDFEVRRGEIFALLGSNGAGKTTTVNILSTLMKLDGGQVGICGFDVQRQPDHVRQSISLTGQFAALDGMLTGRENLMMIAKMRGVSNPAQVADDLLARFSLTDAASRRADKYSGGMKRRLDIAMSLIGTPAVIFLDEPTTGLDPEARIEVWNTVKELAGGGTTILLTTQYLEEAEQLADRIAILHGGKIITTGTLTELKEMFPPAKVEYIEKQPTLEEIFLAIIGNKEAM